From Anopheles coluzzii chromosome 3, AcolN3, whole genome shotgun sequence, the proteins below share one genomic window:
- the LOC120958516 gene encoding uncharacterized protein LOC120958516: MPAYAGFDSFGTSRRTAESLYYTAKEYDSAEESDYVRRAIFEDGPNTIFNRRYVDPWDMENYVYIRKQVMDPTSESEVPPSPAGEPIQSKFYYVPGELNGSGLECRDCSSAELIDPEFDPVARGEDLEGQSVVLLPEEEDALDGESQHHRQQHPMVGDERPSELEDELNAEDDEDEDGFYTERYDTVMDEDSIGGDEHVYSSYTDLETSSTEQPSSCDSSMSALRLHTPGFGKSASSRRPIVLPKPLPQLEFPGPPSYEYYEPSCCYMPLPPPPPPPPPPAHFHHAHAHHHHGHSGLPLGPPPSVTGTILSDQHNYYTLNDCLECARQEAEHVPLYATTSSAGGLAGPPAGSPTRRRSRSVSVVSQSMSIARRPSQMLDPATAIAIAATNANVCYTPQHFSLSKKGLLQIDYSCNWNNLDRYIAK; the protein is encoded by the exons ATGCCGGCTTACGCTGGGTTCGACAGTTTTGGAACGTCCCGCCGGACGGCCGAATCGCTGTACTACACCGCGAAGGAGTACGACTCGGCGGAAGAGTCCGACTACGTCCGGCGCGCGATCTTCGAGGACGGTCCGAACACCATCTTCAATCGGCGATATGTCGATCCGTGGGATATGGAGAACTATGTCTACATTCGCAA acaagtGATGGATCCAACGTCCGAGTCCGAGGTACCGCCGTCGCCCGCCGGCGAACCGATACAGTCCAAGTTCTACTACGTGCCCGGCGAGCTGAACGGCAGTGGGTTGGAGTGTCGCGATTGCTCCAGTGCCGAGCTGATCGATCCCGAGTTCGATCCCGTCGCTCGTGGTGAAGACCTGGAGGGTCAGAGTGTCGTACTGCTGCCGGAGGAGGAAGATGCACTCGATGGAGAGAGCCAGCACCACCGTCAGCAGCATCCGATGGTGGGCGACGAGCGGCCGAGCGAGCTGGAGGACGAGCTGAACGccgaggacgacgaggacgaggatgGATTCTACACCGAACGATACGATACCGTTATGGACGAGGATAGCATCGGGGGTGATGAGCATGTCTACAGCTCATACACGG ATCTGGAAACGTCATCGACGGAGCAGCCAAGCTCGTGCGACAGCTCGATGTCGGCGCTGCGCCTGCACACGCCCGGCTTCGGCAAGAGCGCTTCCAGCCGGCGCCCGATCGTGCTGCCGAAGCCGCTGCCCCAGCTGGAGTTTCCCGGGCCGCCGTCGTACGAGTACTACGAGCCGAGCTGCTGCTACATGccgctgccaccgccaccgccgccaccgcctccGCCGGCACACTTCCATCACGCTCacgctcatcatcatcatggacATTCGGGGCTCCCGCTCGGACCACCGCCGTCCGTCACCGGGACGATCCTGTCCGACCAGCACAACTACTACACGCTGAACGATTGTCTCGAGTGTGCCCGGCAGGAGGCGGAACATGTGCCGCTGTACGCGACGACCAGCAGTGCCGGTGGGCTGGCCGGCCCGCCCGCCGGCAGCCCGACGAGGCGGCGGTCCCGCAGTGTCAGCGTCGTCAGCCAGAGTATGAGCATTGCTAGACGGCCGAGCCAGATGCTCGATCCGGCCaccgcgatcgcgatcgcagCGACCAACGCTAACGTATGTTACACGCCGCAACATTTCAGCTTAAGCAAAAAGGGTCTGCTGCAGATCGACTACTCCTGCAACTGGAACAACCTGGATCGGTACATTGCCAAATGA